One segment of Thermosulfurimonas sp. F29 DNA contains the following:
- the pomA gene encoding flagellar motor protein PomA, which produces MDLGTIVGLILGMVLLTGSIVVGGQVGIFINIPSVLITVGGTIAATFIRFSLNEVLGSVSIAMKAFFYKIKPPEETIKEIVTLANIARREGLLKLEKQPIEDPFLKKAIMFCVDGHEADFIEEVLSKEIQLTAQRHETGINMFKSMGDAAPAFGMIGTLIGLVQMLSSMEDPKSIGPAMAVALLTTLYGAVMANLIFLPIADKLSHRSEEEQLTRKLIIEGVLGIQKGLNPRVLEEVLQTFLPPKKRKTSGPEG; this is translated from the coding sequence GGCACGATTGTAGGGCTGATTCTGGGGATGGTACTTCTCACGGGCTCGATAGTGGTAGGAGGCCAGGTCGGCATCTTTATCAATATCCCATCCGTTCTGATCACCGTGGGAGGAACCATTGCCGCCACTTTTATTCGATTCTCCCTCAACGAGGTCCTCGGGTCCGTAAGTATAGCCATGAAGGCCTTTTTCTACAAGATAAAGCCTCCCGAGGAGACCATAAAGGAGATCGTAACGCTGGCCAACATTGCCCGGCGGGAGGGACTTCTCAAGCTCGAGAAGCAGCCCATCGAGGATCCCTTTCTCAAGAAGGCCATAATGTTCTGCGTGGACGGTCATGAGGCCGATTTTATCGAGGAGGTGCTTTCCAAGGAGATTCAGCTCACCGCCCAGCGGCACGAGACCGGGATCAACATGTTCAAGTCCATGGGGGATGCGGCTCCGGCCTTCGGAATGATCGGGACCCTGATCGGGCTGGTGCAGATGCTCAGTTCCATGGAGGACCCCAAGTCCATCGGGCCGGCCATGGCCGTGGCCCTGCTTACCACCCTTTACGGGGCGGTTATGGCCAACCTGATCTTCCTGCCCATTGCCGACAAACTCTCCCATCGCTCCGAGGAGGAACAGTTGACCAGGAAGCTCATCATAGAGGGCGTGCTGGGGATTCAGAAGGGGCTCAATCCCCGGGTTCTGGAGGAGGTTCTTCAGACCTTCCTCCCGCCCAAGAAGCGTAAAACTTCCGGACCCGAGGGGTAA
- a CDS encoding OmpA family protein produces MPAEEEKCKCEAGAPKWMTTFSDLMSLLMCFFVLLLSFSEMDVAKFKEVAGSLRNAFGVQREEVVFQIPKGLDIVSREFNPRFTVEELLERLKSAVKLELIKGQIQIESLEDRVVLRLNDRLVFPPGSAELTPQAKHILDSLGEVFKLFDGEIVVAGHTDNIPPRGGRYRSNWELSAARAAAVVEYLLKKGYVVPEQVSAVGYGPSRPLYPNDTPRHRAANRRVEIILLQRKTPLLKYRQTFSGQTKQEIIPRGP; encoded by the coding sequence ATGCCTGCCGAAGAGGAAAAATGCAAGTGTGAGGCAGGGGCTCCCAAGTGGATGACCACCTTTTCGGATCTGATGAGCCTTCTCATGTGCTTTTTCGTGCTTCTTCTCTCTTTCTCCGAGATGGATGTGGCCAAGTTTAAGGAGGTGGCCGGTTCTCTCCGTAACGCCTTCGGGGTCCAGCGCGAGGAGGTGGTATTTCAGATCCCCAAGGGGCTGGATATCGTCTCGCGGGAGTTCAATCCTCGCTTTACGGTGGAGGAGCTTCTGGAAAGGCTTAAATCCGCGGTCAAGCTGGAACTTATCAAGGGGCAGATCCAGATAGAGAGTCTGGAGGACCGCGTGGTTTTGCGTCTGAACGATCGTCTGGTCTTCCCCCCGGGAAGTGCCGAGCTGACCCCGCAGGCGAAGCATATTCTGGATAGTCTGGGGGAGGTCTTCAAGCTCTTCGACGGGGAGATCGTGGTGGCCGGACATACCGATAACATCCCTCCCCGGGGTGGGCGTTATCGTTCCAACTGGGAGCTTTCCGCGGCCCGGGCCGCCGCGGTGGTGGAGTACCTCCTCAAAAAGGGCTATGTGGTCCCGGAGCAGGTTTCCGCGGTGGGCTACGGGCCGTCAAGACCTCTATATCCCAATGACACTCCCCGGCATCGGGCCGCCAATCGCCGGGTGGAGATTATCCTCTTGCAGAGGAAGACCCCGCTCTTGAAGTACCGTCAGACCTTTTCCGGACAGACGAAACAGGAAATCATTCCCAGGGGGCCTTAA
- a CDS encoding radical SAM protein: protein MAPTRESGTIKKRWRGRLPVALVFPNTYRVGMANLGFLSIYEFLNREEEIVCERFFWSEGLPLRSVESGRPLRDFRVVLFSIPFEGDYPRVLRILTAGDLPLEPSHRKIPVLAGGVAIWLNPRPLFPFLDGFLLGELEVLGKPLVEALLSGDTEREKLLARLSRVPGFLNPEGPFPVSIAKVPELTRPLLSHLRSPEAEFGETQLLEITRGCGESCRFCAAGFIYRPPRRPSRKALFEVLEELSPGVKVGLIGLEFLKTEAIVEFTSELLSRGHRISFSSVRLDALSPELKPIFREVRTLTLAPEAGSESLRRILNKHLSDETLLRTAALLRDWPNRRLKLYFMFGLPGETEEDLAAIVRMVSRIKELSRKEITVSLSPFVPKPWTPFQWAPFETPSTLKKKARHLRRALSARGVRVSIESIREAQIQALVSRGSEVLAPFLREMARGESLSRALRTLPSSPENLFRGPREPFPWEEVVHAGIDREFLRREWERALAGEESPRCPARKNCRACGACLALYGAS from the coding sequence ATGGCTCCTACGCGCGAGAGCGGAACCATAAAAAAACGGTGGCGGGGACGCCTACCGGTGGCCCTGGTCTTTCCCAATACCTATCGCGTGGGCATGGCCAACCTGGGGTTCCTTTCCATTTACGAATTCCTGAACCGTGAGGAGGAAATCGTCTGCGAAAGGTTCTTCTGGTCAGAGGGGCTTCCCCTTCGCTCGGTGGAATCCGGACGCCCTTTAAGGGACTTCCGGGTGGTGCTTTTCTCAATACCTTTTGAGGGGGATTACCCCCGGGTGCTACGGATCCTGACAGCCGGGGACCTGCCGCTGGAGCCCTCACACCGAAAAATCCCGGTCCTGGCCGGAGGGGTGGCTATCTGGCTGAACCCTCGCCCCCTTTTTCCCTTCCTGGACGGTTTTCTTCTGGGGGAACTGGAGGTCCTGGGAAAGCCTCTCGTAGAGGCCCTTCTCTCCGGGGACACCGAACGGGAAAAACTACTGGCCAGGCTCTCCCGGGTCCCCGGATTCCTTAATCCCGAGGGCCCTTTCCCGGTCTCCATAGCCAAAGTGCCGGAGCTCACCCGCCCCCTCCTTTCCCACCTCCGCTCCCCTGAGGCGGAGTTCGGAGAAACCCAGCTCCTGGAGATCACCCGGGGTTGCGGAGAGAGCTGCCGTTTCTGTGCCGCGGGATTCATCTACAGACCCCCGCGCCGCCCTTCCCGTAAGGCCCTCTTCGAAGTCCTGGAGGAGCTTTCCCCCGGGGTAAAGGTCGGCCTCATAGGACTGGAATTTCTCAAAACCGAGGCTATCGTCGAGTTCACCTCGGAACTCCTTTCCCGGGGACACCGAATTTCGTTTTCCTCGGTGCGTCTCGACGCCCTGAGTCCGGAACTAAAACCGATCTTCCGGGAGGTTCGAACCCTCACCCTGGCCCCGGAGGCCGGAAGCGAAAGTCTCCGGCGCATTCTGAACAAACACCTCTCCGACGAGACCCTTCTACGCACCGCGGCCCTCCTCAGGGACTGGCCTAACCGGCGGCTCAAACTCTACTTCATGTTCGGACTGCCCGGAGAAACCGAAGAGGATCTCGCCGCCATCGTCCGGATGGTCTCGCGCATAAAAGAACTCTCCCGAAAAGAGATTACCGTTTCCCTGAGTCCCTTCGTACCGAAACCCTGGACTCCTTTTCAGTGGGCTCCGTTTGAAACCCCCTCGACGCTAAAAAAGAAGGCCCGACACCTGCGCCGAGCCCTCTCCGCCAGGGGGGTAAGGGTTTCCATCGAATCCATCAGGGAAGCGCAAATCCAGGCCCTGGTTTCCCGGGGAAGCGAGGTTCTCGCCCCCTTTCTCCGGGAAATGGCCCGGGGGGAGTCTCTATCCCGGGCCCTGAGAACCCTGCCCTCTTCTCCGGAGAATCTCTTCCGGGGGCCCCGGGAGCCTTTCCCCTGGGAAGAGGTCGTTCACGCCGGAATAGACCGGGAATTCCTGCGCAGGGAATGGGAACGGGCCCTTGCGGGAGAGGAATCTCCCCGCTGTCCGGCCCGAAAGAACTGCCGCGCCTGCGGGGCCTGTCTAGCCCTTTACGGTGCGTCGTGA
- a CDS encoding PilZ domain-containing protein has protein sequence MAKKEQNQSRQHVRIDDRVLLRYRRISPEEFQERVSRYRSGEEEPWVDPIRTPGEARRLNYHLQKLREKNRDLSEILEILALKLDRLLVEAKAEALKEFREVKVNISGAGIRFELAPLPEPGEIFEFDIGLLPEYHFIRAYGEVVRVEGREAAFKFIWITEEDVDRLVQHVFRKQLLQIQASRRTVKG, from the coding sequence ATGGCAAAGAAGGAGCAAAACCAGAGTCGACAGCATGTTCGGATCGACGATCGGGTCCTGTTACGCTACCGACGCATCAGCCCGGAGGAGTTTCAGGAGAGGGTGTCCCGCTATCGCTCCGGGGAGGAGGAGCCCTGGGTGGATCCCATTCGAACCCCCGGTGAGGCCCGCAGGCTTAATTATCATCTTCAGAAGCTCAGGGAAAAGAACCGGGATCTGTCGGAGATCCTAGAGATTCTGGCCTTAAAACTCGATCGTCTCCTGGTCGAGGCCAAGGCCGAGGCCCTTAAAGAATTCCGGGAGGTTAAGGTCAACATAAGCGGAGCGGGAATTCGTTTCGAACTGGCTCCCCTTCCCGAGCCGGGAGAGATCTTCGAGTTCGACATAGGTCTCCTTCCCGAGTATCACTTCATAAGGGCCTACGGAGAGGTGGTGCGGGTGGAGGGGCGCGAGGCGGCCTTCAAGTTCATCTGGATCACCGAGGAGGATGTGGATCGCCTGGTTCAGCATGTTTTCCGGAAACAGCTTCTTCAGATCCAGGCCTCACGACGCACCGTAAAGGGCTAG